In Pseudomonadota bacterium, a single window of DNA contains:
- a CDS encoding agmatine deiminase family protein produces MTTYRMPAEWDPHERCWMAWPCREGMWEDPQATAEAYTRVAHAIADYEPVAMLVPPHLAKGARHHLGADITLIEMPIDDSWCRDTGPTFVRSDDGTLAGVSFTFNAWGGKYHPHDQDALIGERILRTLQLPVIHSALVAEGGGFCVDGEGTLLTTDTCFPNPNRNPDWSRAQIDEELKTRLGVEKVIWIPGDPIDPETDGHVDCIAAFAAPGRLIIKDSEDGDDPRKPYFDSVRAALADQTDARGRPLELLPLPEARVDGREGERFCLSYVNFYLANGAVIAPAYGIAADDLVRERLSNYYPGREVRMVNIDAIAVGGGGIHCITQQQPGVVC; encoded by the coding sequence GGAGGACCCGCAAGCCACCGCGGAAGCCTACACGCGGGTGGCCCACGCGATCGCCGACTACGAGCCGGTCGCGATGCTGGTGCCGCCGCACCTCGCCAAGGGCGCTCGCCACCACCTGGGCGCAGACATCACCCTCATCGAGATGCCGATCGACGACTCGTGGTGTCGGGACACGGGCCCCACCTTCGTGCGCAGCGACGACGGCACCCTCGCTGGCGTGTCCTTCACCTTCAACGCTTGGGGCGGTAAGTACCACCCCCACGACCAGGACGCGCTCATCGGCGAACGCATCCTGCGAACCTTGCAGTTGCCGGTGATCCACTCCGCGCTAGTCGCCGAGGGCGGCGGATTCTGCGTCGACGGTGAGGGCACCCTGCTCACCACCGACACCTGCTTCCCCAACCCCAACCGCAACCCGGACTGGTCCCGCGCGCAGATCGACGAGGAGCTGAAGACGCGCCTCGGCGTCGAGAAGGTCATCTGGATACCGGGAGACCCCATCGACCCCGAGACGGATGGCCATGTGGACTGCATCGCTGCCTTCGCCGCGCCTGGCAGACTCATCATCAAGGACTCGGAGGATGGGGATGACCCGCGCAAACCCTACTTCGACTCGGTACGCGCGGCGCTGGCCGATCAAACCGATGCCCGAGGCCGACCATTGGAGTTGTTGCCCTTGCCGGAAGCGCGCGTTGACGGCAGAGAAGGCGAGCGCTTCTGCCTGTCCTACGTGAACTTCTACCTGGCGAACGGCGCCGTCATCGCCCCCGCCTACGGCATCGCCGCCGACGATCTGGTCCGCGAGCGCCTGAGCAACTACTACCCGGGGCGTGAAGTGAGGATGGTGAACATCGATGCGATCGCGGTGGGCGGTGGGGGTATTCACTGCATCACGCAGCAGCAACCTGGCGTGGTGTGCTGA